The following are from one region of the Amedibacterium intestinale genome:
- a CDS encoding single-stranded DNA-binding protein: MNLIVFVGKIKEIPVLKESTHGNTYATMKIEVTRPFANSEGVYETDEFSVTLWKGIAQTTVQVAGEGDVVAIKGRMQSRPYETKDGTTYLSYDIIAEKVSFIGKEG; encoded by the coding sequence ATGAATTTAATAGTATTTGTAGGAAAAATAAAAGAAATTCCTGTATTGAAAGAATCTACTCATGGGAATACGTATGCCACAATGAAAATTGAGGTTACACGTCCTTTTGCCAACAGTGAAGGTGTTTATGAAACGGATGAATTTTCTGTAACACTTTGGAAAGGTATTGCACAAACTACGGTTCAAGTTGCAGGAGAGGGAGATGTTGTCGCAATAAAAGGCAGAATGCAGTCGCGTCCTTATGAAACAAAGGATGGTACAACGTATTTAAGTTATGATATTATTGCAGAGAAAGTATCTTTTATTGGAAAAGAAGGATAA
- the yfmH gene encoding EF-P 5-aminopentanol modification-associated protein YfmH, translated as MKKIVNERYKESYVEETLSNGLHVVLWQKPDYQKSLFMMATPLGALDIEQVDSKGNNYRFPAGIAHFLEHKMFETKEGDIMEEFSKMGANVNAFTSYTETVYYFTCASDVEKPLNLLLDFVQELNISEASVEKEKGIIIQELNMYKQMSDSRLLNETYASLFSKHPLRYDIGGDDKSVSSTTVEDLRNCYHLNYHPQRMVLVGVCSDDPKRIMEIIRKNQEGKHFEPIEAVKRKEFIEPKNTNREIYTFSMDIQTPKVSLSYKLDGIEDVKKRIYAEWCIRMMIDSVFSSLNPEYQDWIDQGIINDFVGGDIDFGKDYGVLMFYGETEKRKEFYSLIESVVERISKGDIQEDVLQQLKRRYFGQTIRSLNSFDDIAITFVRNYFDQTDFFVSLDILDKICLEDIKECCKFIVKEHKSIIEIMPEKSQ; from the coding sequence ATGAAAAAGATTGTTAATGAAAGATATAAAGAGAGTTATGTGGAAGAAACTTTGTCAAATGGACTTCATGTTGTTTTGTGGCAAAAACCGGATTATCAAAAATCTTTGTTTATGATGGCGACACCACTTGGAGCATTGGATATAGAACAAGTAGACAGTAAAGGAAACAATTATCGTTTTCCTGCAGGGATTGCACATTTTTTAGAACATAAGATGTTTGAAACTAAAGAAGGAGATATCATGGAAGAGTTTTCTAAAATGGGAGCTAATGTTAATGCGTTTACTTCGTATACAGAAACTGTCTATTATTTCACATGTGCATCTGATGTTGAGAAACCGCTGAATCTTTTGCTTGATTTTGTGCAGGAATTAAATATTAGTGAAGCCTCAGTAGAAAAAGAAAAAGGCATCATTATACAGGAATTAAATATGTATAAACAGATGAGTGATTCCAGATTATTAAATGAAACATATGCATCTTTATTTTCAAAGCATCCTTTGCGTTATGATATTGGAGGAGATGACAAAAGTGTTTCATCTACAACAGTAGAAGATTTAAGAAACTGCTATCATTTAAATTATCATCCACAGCGTATGGTGTTAGTGGGAGTGTGTTCCGATGATCCTAAACGCATTATGGAAATTATACGCAAAAACCAGGAAGGGAAGCATTTTGAACCGATTGAAGCAGTAAAAAGAAAAGAATTTATTGAGCCTAAGAATACGAATAGAGAAATATACACTTTTTCAATGGATATTCAAACACCAAAAGTATCACTTTCTTATAAGTTAGATGGTATTGAGGATGTAAAAAAACGCATTTATGCAGAATGGTGTATTCGTATGATGATAGATTCTGTGTTTAGTTCATTGAATCCAGAATACCAAGACTGGATTGATCAGGGTATTATAAATGATTTTGTTGGTGGAGATATAGATTTTGGCAAAGATTATGGAGTGTTGATGTTTTATGGAGAAACAGAGAAGAGGAAAGAATTTTATTCTTTGATTGAATCTGTTGTTGAAAGGATCAGCAAAGGGGATATTCAGGAAGATGTGCTGCAGCAGTTGAAAAGAAGATATTTTGGACAAACGATTCGCAGTTTAAATAGTTTTGACGATATTGCTATTACATTTGTGCGTAACTATTTTGATCAAACAGATTTTTTTGTTTCGTTAGATATTCTAGATAAAATCTGTTTGGAAGATATTAAAGAGTGCTGCAAGTTCATAGTAAAAGAACATAAAAGTATTATTGAGATTATGCCAGAAAAAAGCCAGTAA
- the yfmF gene encoding EF-P 5-aminopentanol modification-associated protein YfmF encodes MKIIDGVNLNAIPTQKFKDIGISIRFQNELKDETAAARSLLALMLCDRCKVYDTKEKMTKKQDELYGAVLGTQTLGYGKSHVIEFRCKVIHPSYVTNEDSYLKNVFSFLKEIIFHPLLNEEVFEESKKVLISKSKRMIDDPSQLVISEGLKAAGTNTPLGISSLGELKHIEKLCLQDVQNAYTSMLNEDCIQVLVCGDVLEKEIFSYVKNFPFKERSQKFASYYVVSNDDEKQKKYMYKNISQSYLMMVWFTNISLLDTKYYALRLANAVLGQYSSSLLFQEVREKRSLCYTIYSNIISYDGVLGVTTGIEKEHIDEVIELIREQIDVICQGNFSDELLEVSRKMIINSIKSGRDNMNTLMAQEYQNILLNREWDTKIMIEHISKVTKEDVCEVMQLCKEKMVFVLTKEDSDEKDC; translated from the coding sequence ATGAAAATTATAGATGGTGTAAATTTAAATGCGATTCCTACACAAAAATTTAAAGATATTGGAATCAGTATACGTTTTCAAAATGAATTAAAGGATGAAACAGCGGCTGCTCGATCATTGTTAGCTTTGATGTTATGTGATCGATGTAAAGTGTATGATACAAAAGAAAAAATGACAAAGAAACAAGATGAATTGTATGGGGCAGTTTTAGGCACACAAACATTAGGTTATGGGAAATCTCATGTTATTGAGTTTCGCTGTAAAGTGATTCACCCCTCATATGTAACAAACGAAGATAGTTATTTAAAAAATGTTTTTTCTTTTCTAAAAGAAATTATATTTCATCCTTTGTTAAATGAGGAAGTGTTTGAAGAATCAAAAAAGGTTTTGATTTCAAAATCAAAGCGTATGATAGATGATCCTTCTCAGCTTGTAATAAGTGAAGGGTTAAAAGCAGCAGGAACCAATACACCTTTAGGAATTTCATCTTTAGGAGAGCTAAAACATATTGAAAAATTATGTCTTCAGGATGTACAAAATGCATATACATCTATGCTTAATGAAGATTGCATTCAGGTTCTTGTTTGTGGAGATGTTTTGGAAAAGGAAATATTCTCTTATGTTAAAAATTTTCCATTTAAGGAGCGAAGTCAAAAATTTGCTTCTTATTATGTAGTATCAAATGATGATGAAAAGCAGAAAAAATATATGTATAAAAATATATCACAAAGTTATTTGATGATGGTTTGGTTCACAAATATTTCATTACTAGATACAAAATATTATGCCTTGCGTTTAGCAAATGCAGTTTTAGGACAGTACTCATCTTCTTTATTATTCCAGGAAGTTAGAGAAAAAAGAAGTTTGTGTTACACTATATATTCTAATATAATCTCTTATGATGGCGTTTTAGGTGTAACTACCGGTATAGAAAAAGAACATATTGATGAAGTGATTGAGTTGATACGTGAACAGATTGATGTTATCTGTCAAGGTAATTTCAGTGATGAATTGTTAGAGGTTAGTCGAAAAATGATTATAAATTCTATTAAAAGTGGAAGAGATAATATGAATACGCTTATGGCTCAGGAATATCAAAACATATTATTAAATCGTGAATGGGATACAAAAATTATGATAGAACATATTTCAAAAGTAACTAAAGAAGATGTATGTGAAGTTATGCAGCTGTGCAAAGAAAAAATGGTGTTTGTTTTGACAAAGGAGGATTCTGATGAAAAAGATTGTTAA
- a CDS encoding ABC transporter permease — MDLLYSMVPLALGVATPIIISSLGGLFSERSGIVNIALEGIMLVGAFAGATSSILLEGSLGALAPWVGILIGAFFGMLFSLIHAFASIHLKADQTISGTALNMLSTGLTVYLCQIIFDAQRSPNFQESFSKISVPVLSDIPVIGDLFFTDVYPTFFISIVLVFITYFVVFKSKFGLHLRSCGEYPQASASMGINVIKMRYAGVLISGALAGLSGAIMVLTMDIQFTVSSIHGVGFIALACLIFGKWNPFGCLGAGIFFGFSQVLSMFSGQIPVIGSFPSEFFFAIPYVLTVIALVLFARKSVGPKASGEIYDAGKR; from the coding sequence ATGGATTTGCTATATAGTATGGTTCCTCTTGCATTAGGGGTAGCAACACCTATTATTATCTCTTCTTTAGGTGGTTTGTTTTCTGAAAGAAGCGGTATTGTAAACATTGCTTTGGAAGGTATTATGCTTGTGGGTGCATTTGCTGGTGCTACTTCTTCTATTTTATTGGAAGGTAGTCTTGGTGCTTTGGCACCATGGGTTGGTATTTTAATAGGTGCTTTCTTTGGAATGCTTTTTTCACTTATTCATGCATTTGCATCTATTCATTTAAAAGCAGATCAAACAATTTCAGGTACTGCTTTGAATATGCTTTCTACAGGATTAACTGTTTATTTGTGTCAGATTATTTTTGATGCACAGCGCTCTCCTAATTTTCAGGAAAGTTTCTCAAAAATTAGTGTTCCAGTATTATCAGATATTCCTGTAATAGGTGATTTGTTCTTTACAGATGTTTATCCAACGTTCTTTATTAGTATCGTACTTGTTTTTATTACATACTTTGTTGTATTTAAATCTAAATTTGGTTTGCATTTACGTTCATGTGGAGAATATCCGCAGGCAAGTGCATCTATGGGAATTAATGTGATTAAGATGCGTTATGCTGGCGTTTTAATTAGTGGAGCTTTAGCTGGGTTATCTGGTGCTATTATGGTTCTTACAATGGATATTCAGTTCACAGTAAGTTCCATTCATGGTGTTGGTTTTATTGCATTGGCTTGTTTGATTTTTGGAAAATGGAACCCTTTTGGATGTCTAGGAGCTGGAATTTTCTTTGGATTTTCGCAGGTACTTTCAATGTTCTCTGGACAGATTCCTGTTATTGGAAGTTTCCCAAGTGAATTCTTCTTTGCAATCCCTTATGTTCTTACAGTTATTGCTCTTGTATTATTCGCAAGAAAAAGTGTTGGGCCAAAAGCAAGTGGTGAAATTTACGACGCTGGAAAACGATAG
- a CDS encoding ABC transporter permease: protein MNNKKETLKISLIAIFLGILLGVVILLVSGKNPFLLFNSFLRGIIGVDLIKGNGVNLRYFGEFIVTSMPIVLTGLSVGFAYRTGLFNIGAEGQLMVGAMTSIVVAILVPMPAGIHAIVCVLSGTLAGALWGFIPGFFKSKWNVHEVVICIMMNYIGLYFSNWAIRSLPGSTESKSEIINSTASLSSSFLADVTNHSRLNWGIIFVILAVVAYWFILEKTSFGYNLRATGFNKEGARYAGMKVNRNIIYSMMIAGALAGLAGAIVSLGTFNMGRVLTTFENYGFDGIAVALTGACNAIGIVLSGLLFGLLKVIQPMLQINGVPKEIGEIISSSIVLFVAMQYGIKMFIGWIAKKKVEKNDKTTIKKGGQ from the coding sequence ATGAATAATAAAAAAGAAACATTAAAAATCTCCTTGATTGCAATTTTTCTTGGTATTTTACTTGGAGTTGTTATCCTGCTTGTTTCAGGAAAAAACCCATTTTTGCTATTCAACTCCTTTTTAAGAGGGATTATTGGTGTTGATTTAATAAAAGGCAATGGTGTTAATCTTCGTTATTTTGGAGAATTTATTGTAACAAGTATGCCAATTGTTTTAACTGGTTTGTCTGTGGGTTTTGCTTATCGTACGGGCTTATTTAATATTGGCGCAGAGGGGCAGTTAATGGTAGGTGCAATGACTTCTATCGTTGTTGCGATTCTTGTGCCTATGCCAGCTGGTATTCATGCTATTGTTTGTGTTCTTTCAGGTACTCTTGCAGGGGCATTGTGGGGTTTTATTCCTGGATTCTTTAAAAGCAAATGGAACGTACATGAAGTTGTTATTTGTATTATGATGAATTACATTGGACTTTATTTTTCTAACTGGGCTATTCGATCTCTTCCTGGTTCTACGGAATCAAAATCTGAAATCATCAATTCTACAGCTTCATTAAGCTCGTCTTTTTTAGCAGATGTTACCAATCATTCTCGTTTGAATTGGGGCATTATTTTTGTCATTCTTGCAGTAGTTGCTTATTGGTTTATTTTGGAAAAAACAAGTTTTGGATATAACTTACGTGCTACTGGATTTAATAAAGAAGGGGCTCGCTATGCTGGGATGAAAGTAAATCGTAACATTATATATTCTATGATGATTGCAGGTGCTTTGGCAGGTTTAGCTGGAGCTATTGTATCTTTGGGTACATTTAATATGGGACGTGTACTAACTACTTTTGAAAACTATGGATTTGATGGAATCGCAGTGGCATTGACAGGGGCTTGTAATGCAATCGGTATTGTACTGTCAGGTTTATTATTTGGTTTATTAAAAGTTATTCAACCAATGCTTCAAATCAATGGAGTGCCTAAAGAAATCGGAGAAATTATCTCCTCTTCTATTGTATTGTTTGTTGCAATGCAGTATGGTATAAAAATGTTCATCGGCTGGATAGCAAAAAAGAAAGTTGAAAAAAATGATAAGACAACGATAAAGAAAGGTGGACAATAA
- a CDS encoding ABC transporter ATP-binding protein: MEYAVEMLNITKDFPGIRANDDVTIRLKKGSIHALLGENGAGKSTLMSILFGLYQPTSGIIKINGKEVVISDPNVATDLGIGMVHQHFKLVECFTVTENIILGMEPTKYGMVDLKTARKQIIELSEQYGLQIDPDAKISEITVGMQQRVEILKMLYRNADILIFDEPTAVLTPQEIEDLIKIMHNLIKEGKSILLITHKLKEIKEVADECSVLRRGKYIGTVNVADTTEQEMADMMVGRNVKFNVDKTEAKPQNIVLDMQNVSVKNPKGIISLKNVSLQVRAGEILGIAGIDGNGQEELVYGLTGLSKVVNGKILINGKDITHKNIKDRYKEGMGHIPADRHKHGLILDFSLKENFVIHAYDQEPFSKHGVLQPDEISKYAERLIDEFDVRSGKGKDSLTRSMSGGNQQKAIIAREIDRSPDLLVVVQPTRGLDVGAIEYIHKRIIQERDKGKAILLVSFELDEILDLSDRIAVLFEGQITTTLNAKDTNEKELGLYMSGSKKGGDINE, translated from the coding sequence ATGGAGTATGCAGTAGAAATGCTGAATATTACAAAAGATTTTCCTGGAATTCGTGCGAATGATGATGTTACCATTCGCCTGAAAAAAGGAAGTATTCATGCATTGCTTGGGGAAAATGGTGCTGGTAAATCAACACTAATGTCAATTTTGTTCGGTTTATATCAGCCGACAAGCGGAATAATTAAAATAAATGGTAAAGAGGTTGTTATCAGTGACCCAAATGTAGCAACTGATCTTGGTATTGGTATGGTTCATCAGCACTTTAAACTGGTAGAATGTTTTACGGTAACGGAAAATATTATTTTAGGAATGGAACCTACGAAATATGGAATGGTTGATTTGAAAACAGCTCGTAAACAAATTATTGAATTAAGTGAGCAATATGGTTTACAAATTGATCCAGATGCGAAAATCAGTGAAATCACGGTAGGAATGCAGCAACGTGTAGAAATTTTAAAAATGCTGTATCGTAATGCAGATATTTTGATTTTCGATGAGCCAACAGCGGTATTGACGCCACAGGAAATCGAAGATTTAATTAAAATCATGCATAACCTTATAAAAGAAGGAAAAAGTATACTTTTGATTACTCACAAGCTAAAAGAAATCAAAGAAGTAGCAGATGAATGTAGCGTGCTTCGTCGTGGAAAATATATTGGTACTGTTAATGTTGCGGATACAACGGAACAGGAAATGGCGGATATGATGGTGGGTCGAAATGTTAAGTTTAATGTTGATAAAACTGAAGCTAAACCACAAAATATTGTGCTTGACATGCAAAATGTAAGTGTAAAAAATCCAAAAGGGATAATCTCTTTAAAAAATGTGTCTTTACAGGTTCGTGCAGGTGAAATTTTAGGGATTGCCGGTATTGATGGAAATGGACAAGAAGAACTTGTTTATGGTCTTACAGGGCTTAGTAAAGTAGTAAACGGAAAAATCTTGATTAATGGAAAAGATATTACGCATAAAAACATAAAAGACCGTTATAAAGAAGGTATGGGACATATTCCAGCAGACCGTCATAAACATGGGTTGATTCTTGATTTTTCTTTAAAAGAAAATTTTGTTATTCATGCATATGATCAGGAACCTTTCTCTAAGCATGGAGTACTCCAGCCAGATGAAATCAGTAAGTATGCAGAACGCTTAATTGATGAGTTTGATGTGCGCAGTGGGAAAGGTAAAGACAGTTTAACACGAAGCATGTCGGGTGGAAATCAGCAAAAAGCGATTATTGCTAGAGAAATTGATCGCTCTCCGGATTTATTAGTTGTTGTTCAGCCAACGCGTGGACTGGATGTTGGAGCAATCGAATATATACATAAAAGAATTATACAAGAAAGAGATAAAGGAAAAGCAATCCTGCTTGTATCTTTTGAACTGGATGAAATTTTAGATCTGTCTGATCGTATTGCTGTATTGTTTGAAGGTCAAATTACTACAACATTAAATGCTAAAGATACAAACGAAAAAGAACTTGGATTGTATATGAGTGGTTCAAAAAAAGGAGGAGATATAAATGAATAA
- a CDS encoding BMP family lipoprotein gives MKKLLSMALVAAMSMTALAGCASNSGDASGKDGEGNCPIKVGFVTDTGGIDDKSFNQGSWEGIEKWRTDNNLPEKCISYVQSKAEADYVPNLSSLADDGFDLVVAAGYLFEDAMKEVSGKYPDTKFFVIDTVVPGDNVESGMFAAEQSSYLVGIAAAMQAKAAGGDTVGFVGGMDSELIQTFQAGYEQGVKSVDKNMKVMVNYAGAFDDPTKGGNLANMQYDAGAKVVYHSAGNTGSGVIKAAKERTEKGDTVWAIGVDRDQYEDGKYGKDGKSVILTSALKRVDVATYNVATAAMNGEFKGGTTVNFDIKNEGVGIPAENPNLSKDIQDALNKAVKDIKDGKVKVSTKAKIKDGNIG, from the coding sequence ATGAAAAAATTATTGAGTATGGCATTAGTTGCAGCTATGTCTATGACAGCATTGGCTGGATGTGCTAGCAACAGCGGCGATGCAAGTGGCAAAGATGGGGAAGGAAATTGTCCTATCAAAGTTGGTTTTGTTACTGATACAGGTGGTATTGATGACAAATCATTTAATCAGGGTTCTTGGGAAGGTATTGAAAAATGGAGAACAGATAATAACTTGCCTGAAAAATGTATAAGTTATGTACAGTCTAAAGCTGAAGCTGATTATGTACCAAACTTAAGCAGTCTTGCAGATGATGGCTTTGACTTGGTAGTTGCAGCTGGTTATTTATTTGAAGATGCTATGAAAGAAGTTTCTGGAAAATATCCAGATACAAAATTCTTTGTAATTGATACAGTAGTTCCAGGAGATAATGTAGAAAGTGGTATGTTTGCTGCTGAACAGTCTTCTTATTTAGTTGGTATTGCTGCAGCTATGCAGGCAAAAGCTGCAGGTGGAGATACAGTAGGTTTTGTCGGTGGTATGGATTCAGAATTAATTCAGACATTCCAGGCAGGATATGAACAAGGTGTTAAATCTGTTGATAAAAATATGAAAGTTATGGTAAATTATGCAGGAGCATTTGATGATCCTACAAAAGGTGGAAATTTAGCTAATATGCAGTATGATGCTGGCGCTAAAGTTGTTTACCACTCTGCAGGTAATACTGGAAGTGGTGTGATCAAAGCAGCTAAAGAACGTACAGAAAAAGGTGATACTGTATGGGCAATTGGTGTAGACCGTGATCAGTACGAAGATGGTAAGTATGGAAAAGATGGAAAATCAGTTATCCTTACATCTGCGTTAAAACGTGTAGATGTTGCTACATATAATGTTGCGACTGCTGCAATGAATGGTGAGTTTAAAGGCGGAACAACAGTAAACTTTGATATTAAAAACGAAGGTGTAGGAATTCCTGCTGAAAACCCTAATTTAAGTAAAGATATTCAAGATGCATTGAATAAAGCTGTAAAAGATATCAAAGATGGAAAAGTAAAAGTTAGCACTAAAGCAAAAATTAAAGATGGGAATATAGGATAA
- a CDS encoding YjjW family glycine radical enzyme activase — protein sequence MMKAPVNKIIPFSNVDGPGNRCAIFFQSCPFSCLYCHNPETIHMCRSCGKCVETCPVDALELKDGAVKWNPVRCVDCDTCIKTCEYLASPKIRFMSVEELVAEIKKRKAFLRGITVSGGECMNQSAFLLELFKEVKKLGLSCLIDSNGYYDFELYPELMDLCDGVMLDVKAVDPVFHKELCGCSNETVLKNLDYLLKIHKLEEVRTVILPYLDEQNEKTVRYVSEKIKDKSRYKLIRYRKYGVREEGLNKLGEENVSLEYMETYKKICAENGNKESVII from the coding sequence ATGATGAAAGCTCCCGTAAATAAAATTATTCCTTTTTCGAATGTAGATGGCCCAGGGAATCGCTGTGCCATCTTTTTTCAAAGCTGTCCTTTTTCCTGTCTGTACTGCCATAATCCAGAAACGATCCATATGTGCAGAAGTTGTGGAAAATGTGTTGAAACATGTCCTGTAGACGCTTTGGAACTAAAAGATGGGGCAGTAAAGTGGAATCCAGTACGTTGTGTAGACTGCGATACATGTATTAAAACATGTGAATATCTTGCTTCTCCTAAAATTCGTTTTATGAGCGTAGAAGAACTTGTAGCGGAAATAAAGAAGAGAAAAGCTTTTTTACGCGGGATTACAGTAAGTGGTGGAGAATGTATGAATCAATCAGCATTCTTGCTGGAATTATTTAAGGAAGTAAAAAAACTTGGTTTATCTTGTTTGATTGATAGTAATGGTTATTATGACTTTGAACTGTATCCAGAGTTGATGGATCTTTGTGATGGTGTTATGTTAGATGTTAAAGCTGTTGATCCTGTATTTCACAAAGAGTTATGCGGTTGTTCAAATGAAACAGTGTTAAAAAACCTAGATTATCTTTTGAAAATTCATAAGTTAGAAGAAGTACGTACGGTTATTCTACCTTATTTAGATGAACAAAATGAAAAAACAGTTCGTTATGTTAGTGAAAAAATTAAAGATAAAAGTCGTTATAAACTGATACGTTATCGCAAATATGGAGTTCGTGAAGAGGGACTTAACAAGCTGGGGGAAGAAAATGTATCTTTAGAATATATGGAGACTTATAAAAAGATTTGTGCAGAAAATGGCAATAAAGAAAGTGTTATCATTTAG
- a CDS encoding YjjI family glycine radical enzyme, which yields MSRVKNIISDSTLTYHQQVLALARLAENDDDSLPLEPEFEQALKDQTLCDLGEGRAPYRPRYILPDYRILMEKGCSFLGLSPAADIWEACNNLLIMYKHVPSITSFPVYLGNFTDLFAPFDKDEQETRKALKMFLLHIDKTLTDSFVHANIGPKDSRVNRILLDLTKEMQLAIPNLTLLYDPKQTSDDFAKACIDCMLATSKPSFANDVMYRGDGIGEYGIASCYNALKIGGGGYTLPRIRLYNVATKAKDKDDFLQNVLPHYAQLMLRNMDARIRYIVEESNFFKCNFLVKEGFVKRENFTGMFGVVGLAECCNYLLGIDDPAKGYGHNEEAEKLGNVIMDKLESIVKAHHGLYCEGCNNQYVLHAQVGIDSDGRENSPGARIPIGVEPELCDHIQVECKFHKYFVSGIGDIFRFDDTWNNTPEALLDIIKGAFAQGMRYFTGYNADNDVVRVTGYLVKKSEIEKLDHHEASLNNVTVFGQGARNTAKALDRRIYDESSRK from the coding sequence ATGAGTAGAGTAAAAAATATTATTAGTGATTCGACATTAACGTATCATCAGCAGGTATTGGCACTAGCACGATTAGCAGAAAATGATGATGATTCATTACCATTAGAGCCAGAGTTTGAACAAGCTTTAAAAGATCAGACATTATGCGATTTAGGAGAAGGAAGAGCGCCATATAGACCGCGATATATATTGCCTGATTACCGTATTCTTATGGAAAAAGGATGTAGTTTTTTAGGACTTTCTCCTGCAGCCGATATTTGGGAGGCGTGTAATAATCTATTGATTATGTATAAGCATGTTCCAAGTATCACATCTTTTCCTGTTTATTTAGGAAACTTTACTGATTTATTTGCCCCTTTTGATAAAGATGAACAGGAAACAAGAAAAGCACTAAAAATGTTTTTGCTGCATATTGATAAAACATTAACGGATTCTTTTGTTCATGCCAATATTGGACCTAAAGATAGTCGCGTAAACCGAATTCTTTTAGACTTAACCAAAGAAATGCAGCTTGCTATTCCAAACTTGACATTACTGTATGACCCAAAACAGACAAGCGATGATTTTGCAAAAGCATGTATTGATTGTATGCTGGCAACATCTAAGCCAAGTTTTGCGAATGATGTGATGTATCGTGGTGATGGAATCGGAGAATATGGTATTGCAAGTTGTTATAACGCGTTAAAAATTGGAGGTGGAGGTTATACGCTTCCACGTATACGTTTATATAATGTGGCTACAAAAGCAAAAGACAAAGATGATTTCTTACAAAATGTACTGCCTCATTATGCACAATTGATGTTGCGAAATATGGATGCTCGTATACGTTATATTGTAGAAGAAAGCAACTTCTTTAAATGTAATTTCCTAGTTAAAGAAGGATTCGTTAAACGTGAAAACTTTACTGGAATGTTTGGGGTAGTTGGATTAGCTGAATGTTGTAATTATCTATTGGGTATTGATGATCCTGCAAAAGGATATGGGCATAATGAAGAAGCAGAAAAACTTGGAAACGTAATCATGGATAAATTAGAATCAATTGTCAAGGCACATCATGGTTTATATTGTGAAGGCTGCAATAACCAGTATGTTCTTCATGCTCAGGTAGGAATTGACAGCGATGGAAGGGAAAACTCTCCAGGAGCTAGAATTCCAATTGGAGTAGAACCTGAATTGTGCGACCATATACAGGTTGAGTGTAAATTCCATAAATACTTTGTGTCAGGTATTGGTGATATTTTCCGTTTTGATGATACATGGAACAATACTCCAGAGGCTTTGCTGGATATTATCAAAGGTGCATTTGCACAGGGAATGCGTTATTTTACAGGATATAATGCAGATAATGATGTCGTTCGAGTAACAGGATATCTTGTTAAGAAGAGCGAGATTGAAAAACTTGATCATCATGAAGCTAGTTTAAATAATGTAACTGTTTTTGGACAAGGTGCAAGAAATACTGCAAAAGCATTGGATCGTAGAATTTATGATGAAAGCTCCCGTAAATAA